A single window of Rana temporaria chromosome 1, aRanTem1.1, whole genome shotgun sequence DNA harbors:
- the LOC120924661 gene encoding olfactory receptor 11L1-like, with product MMVYPENCTAITEILLTGFTAFEGFRIPMFVLFLIIYILICWENVLIVYIIFSSSRLKALMFFIIQSMCINDLLSISNIVPQILNDVLRERPTFTVTGCIVQSQMFGTTGDVLCFHYVLMSYDRYLAICHPLRYSSFVNNKIYLWAVIVSWIISASFTSVISGLLSQLQFCGHNTIHHFFCDSSPFLDLATSDTTHIRLFITIISLFMILVTVSSVFVTYVFIIQTILKIPSSSGRKKTFSTCSSHLTVFSMQYVVSLGVYVLPAKVVTQQLSNTFTFIVFFWTPLVNPLIYTFNNKEFRAEYLKKVRSVHKIF from the coding sequence ATGGTGTATCCCGAGAATTGCACAGCCATCACTGAAATTCTACTCACCGGATTTACAGCTTTTGAAGGCTTCAGGATCCCGATGTTTGTTCTGTTTCTGatcatttacattttaatttgctgggaaaatgtattgatcgTCTACATCATTTTTAGTAGCTCTCGTCTCAAGGCGCTGATGTTTTTTATAATTCAGAGCATGTGCATAAATGATCTGCTGAGCATCTCAAATATCGTTCCACAAATCCTAAATGACGTTCTTCGGGAGAGACCGACCTTCACTGTCACCGGTTGCATTGTACAATCACAGATGTTTGGTACCACCGGAGATGTTTTATGTTTTCACTATGTTTTAATGTCTTATGACCGATACTTGGCTATATGTCATCCATTACGCTATTCCTCCTTTGTGAACAATAAAATCTATCTGTGGGCGGTCATTGTATCTTGGATAATTTCGGCCTCATTTACAAGTGTAATATCTGGTTTACTGAGCCAGTTACAATTTTGTGGCCACAACACCATTCACCATTTTTTCTGTGACTCTTCTCCATTCTTGGACCTGGCCACCTCCGATACAACACACATCCGCCTCTTTATTACCATAATAAGCTTATTCATGATATTGGTCACAGTTTCGTCTGTTTTTGTTACATACGTGTTTATAATTCAAACTATTCTTAAAATTCCCTCATCCTCCGGGAGGAAGAAGACCTTCTCTACGTGTAGCTCCCACCTCACTGTGTTTTCCATGCAGTACGTTGTCTCTCTTGGTGTCTATGTGTTGCCAGCCAAAGTAGTAACACAGCAGCTCAGCAACACTTTTACATTCATAGTCTTTTTCTGGACCCCCTTGGTGAACCCACTGATCTATACATTCAACAATAAAGAGTTCCGTGCAGAATACCTTAAAAAGGTTAGGTCAGTGCATAAGATATTTTGA